The Rhizobium leguminosarum genome includes a region encoding these proteins:
- the tnpB gene encoding IS66 family insertion sequence element accessory protein TnpB (TnpB, as the term is used for proteins encoded by IS66 family insertion elements, is considered an accessory protein, since TnpC, encoded by a neighboring gene, is a DDE family transposase.): MFRLADDLRVYLHRDPIDFRAGINSLAILVEQSMGLSPFERAVFVFCNRRRTRMKLLFFERSGFVLVLKALSEDRFRWPRREAPVVTLDTEQLRWLLDGIDLDAMVRHPVRQYEFVG; this comes from the coding sequence ATGTTCCGGCTGGCTGACGATCTTCGCGTCTATCTTCACCGGGACCCGATCGACTTTCGTGCGGGGATCAACAGCCTGGCGATCCTGGTCGAGCAGTCGATGGGCCTGAGCCCGTTCGAGCGTGCTGTCTTTGTCTTTTGCAACCGCCGGCGCACCCGGATGAAGCTCCTGTTCTTCGAGCGGTCAGGGTTCGTGCTTGTATTGAAAGCCTTGTCCGAAGACCGGTTTCGCTGGCCCCGCCGCGAGGCGCCGGTCGTGACGCTCGATACCGAACAGTTGCGCTGGCTGCTTGACGGCATCGATCTCGACGCGATGGTGCGCCATCCTGTTCGGCAATATGAGTTTGTCGGCTGA
- the tnpC gene encoding IS66 family transposase: protein MTRAGTPTVAELMALLAANAAENVALRAERDALEQRVFKLEEELALAQLHRFAPRSEKHMDRVFNEAENAALEADADEGLADCDETDATELPDTGLPEVEKPEGRKRGRKPLPANLPRQRVEYDLADDQKTCPCCRHPLHRMGELVTEQLHIEVKATVLQNARAKYACRNCERTDISTPVIIAPMPAQPLPGSIATASTLAFALVHKYVDGTPLYRLAQAFERAGVPVSRGALGHWVIGSSEKHLVRIYDALKQRLLSQNVIHGDETTVQVLKEKDRKATDESYIWAYRSGQDSVEPVVLLEYQPGRGQVHPQTFLGDYRGILMSDGYQGWRTLKGATHVGCMAHARRRFVNAFKAGKKQSGPPAQALKFFDQLYRIERQVRDEKPDDGETQADCIRRLRQKHSVPVLDALKEWLDRMAPKVVPDTKLGDAISYTRNQWQYLTRYTEDGRMPIDNNLLERDIRVFATGRKSWLFCDTVDGAKASAVIYSLMLTCRACGVEPFTWLRHVFTESPQRPDGANIDDLLPFNFAKSTAA from the coding sequence ATGACACGAGCCGGCACCCCGACCGTTGCGGAACTGATGGCGCTTCTGGCGGCGAATGCTGCCGAGAACGTCGCGCTGCGGGCTGAGAGAGACGCCCTTGAGCAGCGTGTCTTCAAGCTCGAGGAAGAACTGGCGCTTGCACAACTGCATCGTTTTGCGCCGCGCAGCGAAAAGCATATGGATCGCGTCTTCAATGAAGCCGAGAACGCCGCTCTCGAGGCCGATGCTGATGAGGGCTTGGCCGACTGTGACGAGACCGACGCCACTGAGCTTCCCGACACGGGATTGCCAGAGGTGGAAAAGCCCGAAGGCCGCAAGCGCGGGCGTAAACCTCTTCCGGCAAATTTGCCCCGCCAACGCGTTGAATATGACCTTGCCGACGATCAGAAGACCTGTCCGTGCTGCCGCCATCCGTTGCATCGCATGGGCGAACTCGTCACCGAGCAGCTGCATATCGAGGTGAAGGCCACGGTGCTGCAGAATGCCCGGGCCAAGTATGCTTGCCGCAACTGCGAGCGCACCGATATCAGCACTCCCGTTATCATCGCGCCGATGCCCGCACAGCCCTTGCCGGGGAGCATTGCCACGGCCTCGACGCTGGCCTTTGCTCTTGTTCATAAATATGTCGACGGCACACCGCTCTATCGCCTGGCACAGGCCTTCGAGCGCGCTGGCGTCCCTGTCAGCCGTGGCGCTCTTGGCCATTGGGTGATCGGGTCCAGCGAAAAGCACCTCGTTCGCATCTACGATGCACTGAAGCAGCGGCTCTTGTCGCAGAACGTCATTCACGGTGACGAGACCACGGTGCAGGTGCTGAAGGAAAAGGACAGGAAAGCAACTGACGAGTCCTACATCTGGGCCTATCGCAGCGGGCAGGATAGTGTCGAACCGGTTGTGCTGCTCGAATATCAGCCCGGTCGTGGGCAGGTGCATCCGCAGACTTTCCTTGGTGACTATCGCGGCATCCTGATGAGCGACGGCTATCAGGGCTGGCGCACCCTGAAGGGCGCAACGCATGTCGGGTGTATGGCTCACGCCAGGCGACGCTTCGTCAACGCCTTCAAGGCCGGGAAGAAACAAAGCGGGCCGCCCGCGCAGGCATTGAAGTTCTTCGACCAGCTCTATCGGATTGAAAGGCAGGTGCGGGACGAAAAGCCGGATGACGGCGAAACGCAGGCCGATTGCATCCGGCGCTTGCGCCAGAAGCATAGCGTTCCAGTCCTTGATGCCCTGAAGGAGTGGCTCGACAGGATGGCCCCCAAGGTCGTGCCCGACACCAAGCTCGGCGATGCGATCTCCTATACGCGAAACCAGTGGCAATATCTGACCCGCTACACCGAAGACGGCAGGATGCCGATCGACAACAATTTATTGGAACGCGATATCAGAGTTTTTGCCACTGGAAGGAAGAGCTGGCTATTTTGCGACACTGTCGACGGGGCCAAGGCAAGCGCTGTCATCTACAGCCTTATGCTGACCTGTCGCGCCTGTGGCGTCGAGCCATTCACCTGGTTGCGACACGTCTTTACCGAATCGCCGCAGCGTCCGGACGGCGCCAATATCGACGATCTGCTCCCATTTAACTTCGCCAAATCCACTGCCGCATAA